One Bythopirellula goksoeyrii genomic window, TGGCGGCAATTCTTACCTCCTTGGTGACTTCCTGCCCATCGCCAGTTCTCAGAACGACAGTGGCCAGTTGCTCGCGGGGAAGTGAACTGTCGATGGTGAATGGAATACGCACGATCTTGCCGGCCACGCCGAATGTGGGTGCATCGAGACTGACCAACTCCACATCCGGAAGGCGCTCCTGCGAACCCACGGTGAGCGTAATGAGGGGGATCTCTTTCATCCGCAAGCGTGTCGCTGCATCTACGGGTGGCGGTCCTTCGTTCCAATCTCCATCGGAAGCGAGCACGACCCCAGCAAGTCGTGAGGACTGATCGAGTGCATCAACAATTGGTTGGTAAAGATTTGTGCCATGCCCTGATCGAGGTGACGCGAACGGCAAAATCACGACTTCATAACGTTCGTCGAGCGGTGTCCACGCCGACTGACTCGCCAGCGGGGCAACGGCAGCTCGTCGCGTAATCGGAGTACCATCGTCTTCCGCCTCGAGCGAGTCACGTGTTTCCATGCTGGCTGAGTTGTCCCACAGAACAACGATGGCGGGTTTGTCAGTCGGCAAGAACTCTTCAATCCATTCTGGCTGATTCAACAGCAAGCCCGCGAACAAGACTATTGCCAATCGCAACGATTCCAAAGCTGCAATGGCGGGCCGCATACCGCTCCTGCGCCAGGCGATCACTCCGAGCGCAGCGGTTGCAAGACATGCCAAGAGCGCAAACAATGCACTCAAGGGGGTCCACAGTATGGTAAAGTGGCCTACGCCGTTCATACCGTTGCCCCCGTGCTCGCCAAATCCCCAGTCGTGGGACGTCGCTTGGGAAGGCAAAGCCCTGCTTCTCCAACCAAGGCCACAATCATTCCGATAAGGAAGAGTCGCCAGATTTCGCGGGTGAGCCCTGCCAACGAATCAACGCGATCGGCAACCCGATCATACTCAAGCCCTTCGAAGAGACCGTCGACTCGTTCATCGGCGAGCACAGCCGTCGCGTCTTCGGCGGCACTGCGATTGACCGCGATGATTCGGTCATCGTGCGAATAGACTCCTGCTTGAAAAGCAGCTTCCGTGGAGAGTACATCCGCATCTCCAGCAAGCTTTTGCCATTTGCTCAAATCGAAGGCACCGACACCGGCATCACGTTGCTGAGTGGCAACGAGACGCTCGGCTCCTGTCGCCAGGGCGCGTTGTATTGTGGCATAGAGAACCACGCCATCCATGGCCAAGGTGGAATCGCCAGGCGAAACGGTCGTAGTACAAAAATAGGCAGCACCTTTGCCGACATCGACACGGGCCAACAAGGGAGCGCCACCTGGCAGTGTAGCGAGTGCGGTGGCTTCCCCTTTGAGTGCACAGAAACGGTGAATTGCCAATTCCCCTACGGGAAGGGCTGCACCATCCAGCGTTCGAGAGAGCAAATCCTGATCGCCTCGCCAATTGGCAACGGCCAGCGATTCCTGGGGATCAGTCCAACTGAGCCACTCGACGCCGAATAGGCTTGTCTCATTCGGATTGGCAGGAGGGAAAAAAATAGCCACGCCACCTTGGTCGACAAAAGCCTGCATGGCCTCTGCCGAAGTACCTGTTGGTAAAGGAGCTTGCCATAGCACGAGGGCGTTTTCCTCCCAAGGCAAAGTCGCTGTCTGTTCCGGTCCTACAACGAGTGCTTCGCTTTTGACACCTGGGTCCGTCGCGATCGACGCCGCCAAATCTAAGGGCCTCACCAGAGCTGGATTCTCGGCGACGATGGCCGTGCGCCGCACTGGGGCATCGGAGTAGACAAAGTAAAACTGGTTGTCCGCCGGGTTGGCGTCGGCAGGTAGGATTACCTGCCCCCAACCTTGCTCGCTGGACGAATTGAGCGGTAAGGGATGATTTTCAATCGTTGTTTCCATTCCAGAAAGCTCGACGCTCAACTCGCTTCGAGCACCGTCGATCTCGAACTGAACGGGAACACGAACTGTTTCGTCGTCGGAATTACGTGTTATGGTGAGCGAGACGAGGACCTCGTTCTTTTGACGAGTTTCGTGACGCTCGACATGGGTCACACGAAGGGCTAGATTCGCAGGGGCAGCCTCGGGATAGGCAAGCAGATGAAAGCGCACTCCTTGGGGAAACTCCTGAAAACTGTCCCGCAAGATTCGCCACTCCCCCCCTTCTGCGTCCCAATCATTCGCCCGAAGGTCAGAGCAAATCCATATTTCGGTCTGGCCGGCGTGATTTGCTTGCATGTAATCATGAGCAGCACGCAAAAGTGCCGGTAGATCAGCGGCTGCACTCGCTGGGCCCGTTTGGGGAGCAGCGCGCAGCCGGTCGGGGGACTCCAATTCTTGGGGAACGAGACTCACGCTGTCGATTAACACCCAGCGTGATGAGCCGACCGCTTCGAGGGCACTGGCAATCTGGTCCACGCCGCGCTGTAGCTTTGTGCTGGCGATCTGCGTGCCGCGCTGCTGCATGCTGGGAGAACGGTCAAGCAGGATGAGTGTCGTATCAGCCCTCCCACCGGCAGCCAAACCTAGCCGACCACTCGCCAGTGGGCGGCTCACTGCCAGTACTAAGCCAGCGATAGCCAGAGTTCGCAAAGCCAGGATCAGCCATTGTCGAATGCGAGCATAACCTCGCGACATGCGATTGGCTTCGAGCAGAAACCGCATCGCAGCCCAGTCGAGAGTCTGAAAGCGGCGCTGATTGATCAAGTGAATCAGGATCGGCAATGCCGCCAGGGGAAGCGCGGCCAGCATGAGTGGTTCGAGAAAACTCATCGCACTCCCCCGCTTCTAGTCCGGCCAACCAAGAAATGCGTCAGCGTTCGTTCGTAGTCATCGGCGAGGCTCACCCGATGGTAGTCGACTGCCGTCTCAATCGAGACCTGCTTCACAAGACTCAAATACCGCTCCAAGGCCGTGTGATAACGATCGGCAATTTCATTAGGCTCGGCAAAAACTGCTGTACCCCCTTCCATATCAAGAAACCGCATCGGCCGTTGAAAAGCGAATGTGAGTTCTTGCGGGTCGAGTAAATGAAACACCGTCAGGTCATGCTTGCGAAAGCGAAAATGCTCGAAGCACTCTCTTAATTCGGTAGGATCGACGAACAGATCCGAAATAACGATAAACAATGCACGTTGCGAAGTGGTCTCCGCCAGCTCATGCAATGTGCTTACTAGTCGGGTGGGTCCCGTCGCTTCGACTCCTTCGAGTTGGTCAAAGAGGTCAGCCAGATGGGCCGGGTTACGACGCGGAGGCAAAGACCGCACGATTCCTTTGGACACACAAGCCAACCCCGCGGCATCTCCTTGCTGCACTGCCAGATAAGCGAGCGCACCTGCCAACCTTTTCGCATAAGCAAGCTTATGGACTCCTGTGGAGCCGAATCCCATCGAACCGCTCGTATCGACAACCAAGCAGCAGCGTAGATTCGTATCCGCTTCAAATTCTTTCACATAGTGGCGATCACTTCGACCGTAGGCCCGCCAGTCGAGGCGTCTGAGATCATCGCCGGGAACATATTTGCGATACTCCGCAAACTCGACACTGGCACCTCGATGTGGACTGGCGTGGCGTCCCGATACCTTGCCAAGCATCGGTCGTCTAGCCAAGAAGGGAACACTGCCCAGCCGAGCCAGCACGGCTGGTTCTAGAAAGCTGCGGATTTTATTTTCGGAGGACATGGATTGGTTTTTTGGAAAGTTCTGAATGTCATTCCGATGGGAGCTGTCCGACCAGAGGAATCTGGGTAGACTTTTCAATCAACTTCCATGTCTGTAAGTAGCGCTACCCAGATCCCTTGGGTCTCGCAGATCGCCTTGGGAGGACGATTAGAAATACCGAATACCCTGCGCATCTCTGCAAATCACCTAGACTACTCGACAGACTCCGTGAGCAATCTGCGGATGATGTCTTTGGCACCGACTCCTTCAGCTTGAGCAGCAAAGGTTGTGATCAATCGATGGGTGAGCACGGGAAGGGCCACTTCTTGCACATCTTCCAGCCTTACCATGTAGCTACCCAAGAGTGCCGCGCGAGCCCGGCCTGCCAAAATCAAATTTTGCACAGCGCGGGGACCGGCACCCCAGGCTACTAAGGGTTTGAGCCAATCGGGTGCCGAAGGATCTGTCGGGCGCGTTTTGCGAACCAACTGGGCAGCATAGGTATAAATGTGGTCTGGCGCGGGAATGCGTCGTACGAGTTGCTGATAGCCGATGACATCCTCGGCGTGCAGCAGATGGTCCAACTCGGAAAGCTCCTCACCCGTGGTCGTGCGAGCAATTTCGATCTCTTCCGCTTCTGATGGATAGTCCAGTTCAATCAGAAACATGAACCGGTCGAGCTGTGCTTCTGGCAAAGGGTAAGTCCCTTCCTGCTCGACAGGATTCTGCGTCGCCAGGACAAGAAATGGAGGCGGCAACGTAAATTGCTTTCCGATCACCGTGACCCGCCTTTCCTGCATCGCCTCCAAGAGTGCTGCCTGAGTTTTCGGTGGGGCACGATTGATTTCATCCGCCAAGACGATGTTGGCAAAGATGGGCCCCTTGACGAATTCGAATTCGCGACGCCCCCCTTGCTGGTCTTGAAGGATGTCCGTGCCAGTAATGTCCATTGGCATCAGGTCCGGCGTGAACTGGATGCGACTGAAATCCAAGGACATCGTCTCGGAGAGCTTGCTCACCAGCAGAGTCTTGGCCAATCCGGGAACGCCCATCAAGAGAGCGTGTCCCCGCGCGAAGAGACAGATCGCCATCTGCTCAATCACGCCGTGCTGGCCGACAATCACCCGTCCCAATTCTTTCCGCAGGCGGGAGTAGAGCTCTCGTAAATCATCGATGGCCTGAACATCATGATCCTCTAGCTGTTCGCCAGTCTGCACAATCTCTGCTTGCGACATGCCACTATCCTCTGTTTCTCAGATGACTTACTCAAATGCTGTTCGCCAGGGCAACTTAAGTATTGTATGTCGAAAATGCAAAATCAATGGATTTTAAGAGAATCATGCCAGATTTCGATTCAGATAAGGATATAGCACTATTTGCCTGAAATGCTGTCGAAAATGAATTATTCATGTACAGCAGTGCTGAAGTTCCGTAACACATTCCTACCAAACCGCTGATCGACACGATGCCGAATCCGCTCGCGGCATTGATCCTCGACGGTATCAAGTGGGAGAGTCTTTCAGCTTAAGGAGTCGACTTCCTCGCCTGGCAGCGAAACCCCAGCCTCGGAACTCTGGCGGCGTGGCAGCAAAACCATGGATCCGTCTCTCTGCTCACAGCAAACACCACGGCCGTGCAAGAATCTGCCACTTAGGTACTCTCCTTGCTGCTGGCACAACTTGCCACAGTTGCTCAGTGGAAGCCCCGGTTCAAAACACTCTCCTCGAAGAGATGCTAGCACGAACTAGGGCATCCCGCTTCTCAACTCACGACTTCGAGCAAACCGGGTTGCTGATTCTTGATTTGTAGGTGTATCTTAACCAACGAGAATTCACTGAGGTTGGCTTGCAATACGAGGCCGGCTGAATTCACGTCTGCAAGGAATGCGGACATACTCAATCCAAGGAAGGATTTAGCGAGATGTGGCATGATCCACAAATTCTTATTCGTTCTGCGCTGACGTCCTCGGTCTGCGTCGCGCGGTCTGCACACAAATGCCGATGGTACTGCTTTGGCACTGTGATTGCTTGGGGTTGTCTTCTTCTCTTCGCTTCAGCTGAACAAACAGTTGGCGCAGCCCAATCGGAAGCTCAAGTAAAACCTCCTGCGAGCAAGGAGAGCCTTCTTGTGTTGCAGGCAGAGTGCTCTCAGGAGCGTGCGCGCATCGAGAGTGCGATCGACAACGTCAATGAAAAGGGGCGCCCAGGAACCAAAGAGATCCTGGCTGAAGAGCTTGAACTCTGGGAGCAGCTTGATCTTCTCGTGGCTCAGCGACTGTCGACGATTGAGGATCGCATCGAAGTATACCATCAGTTGCAATTGAAGCACGAGCAACAGTTGACGCTTGAGACCGATGAGTCGCCCCATTCCTTCCTGAGACTCGACGATCAGAAAGATGCACTCCTCGAACAGCAACGCGACGTGGAAGTCTTGGAATTGGAACGCGAAGCCGAACAGTCCCTACTTCTCGACTCCAAGAACCAACTATATGAAGCGGAGAGCAAACGCAGACAAGCACAAGAAGACCTCGAATTTTCTAGTCCGAGTGAAGCAAATGCATTGCAAAGCAAGCTGGTACTCTTGGAACTTCGTTGTCGTGTTCTCGGTTGCAATACAGACCTCCATCGAGAACGGTGCGAATTACTCAAACAGTCCGCGGTACTCGCAAATGCAAAGATGCAAGCTCTCGAAGTTCATATCAATGCGATCGCAGGCGAAGTACGATTCTCTGCCGAGGAGCTTGAAGAACGACTAGGCTTGATTGGCCGGATTCAGAAGCAAGCCAAGAGCCAATTGAAGGAAGCCGAACACCGACTTCGGAAGGCCTCCCGTCGTCGCTCACAGGAGGATTCCAGCTCTCTAGATAACACCGAATTTGAAACCGCTCGGGAAGAAACAGAACTTCTGCAGCAGCTTCTGACTGAAATCAGTGGAGTCCGCGATTGTTGGCAGCGCCGATTTCAGTTTGCAAATAAAGACTTTGAATCGGGCGAGCCGAGCCAGTGGCTCAGCGAGGCAATCGCCTCGAAGCGGCGGATAGATCGGCTGGCCGACAAACTCAATTTTCACCGGATGCATTGGCAGAATGCTGCCATGACACTCGAGAGAAAGTCAAACTCTGACGAGATCAAAGCAACAGAACGGGCAGAAATCGAATCAAAACTCTCCGACATCCAGCAGGCCATCGAATTTTACTCTTCGACTCAGGTGCTGGCCGCAGGTGGCCAGCGGCTTTTTGAACGGTTCATTGACGAACTTCAGATGCACTTTGAAAACCAATCCTGGCAAGAACTCGTCCAGAGGATTACCGCCTCCCTTGATGCGACCTGGAACTACGAAATCGCATCGATTGACGATCGTCCGATCACCATCAGCAAGATCTGTTGTGGACTGGCCCTGTTGTTCTTGGGCTATTGGTCCTCACGGCTGGTGTCAAATGCTACCGCCAGACGCGTCATGCCTCGCTGCGGCATTAGCCCGACGGCTATCGCTCCCTTGCGGACGGTATTGTTTTACTCCCTGCTGATAGTTTTTGCTTTTGTATCTCTGGAAGTCGTAAACGTACCACTCACCGTATTTACCTTCTTGGGTGGAGCCATCGCGATCGGTGTAGGTTTTGGAAGTCAAAATATTCTCAACAATTTCATCAGCGGCTTGATTCTTCTCGCCGAACGGCCCATCCGTATTGGAGATCTGGTGAACATCGAAGGCATCGACGCCAATGTAGAGCACATAGGTGCCCGCAGTACGAGGGTTCGAACGGGCGCCAACTTGGAAATCTTAGTACCAAATAGCAAGTTTCTGGAGAACAATGTCACCAACTGGACGCTCTCCGATAGCCGATCGCGAACTTCGCTAACTGTGGGCGTGGCCTATGGATCGCCGGTCAGGAAGGTCATCGAGATACTGGATTCGACAATTAGAAATCACCCCAAAGTTATCACGGAGCCTGAACCGATTGTCCTCTTTAAAAACTTTGGCGATAGCGCTCTCGAATTCGAAGTGCATTTTTGGATTCAGATGAAGCGGATGATGGAAGCGGCAAAGGTTCAAAGTGATCTTCGTGTCGAGATCGATGATCGATTCAATGAAGAAGGGATAGTAATCGCCTTCCCACAAACCGATGTCCACCTCGATCTCCAGAAGCCCCTCGACATCCGGGTAAGTAAACATCCAATGCCAAGGCAAAACGACGCTTACCCAATGAGAGCGGCATAAACACGCGTCCTATCCGTTCAACTAGCCAGACTTTAGGAAAGGCTCAAGCGTACGATGTTGCAACTTAAAGAGACTAATTCGGCGGAAACCGAAGAATTGACTATCTTGGTGCATGGCACCTTCGCTGCCGACAAATCCAACACGGGGAACAAGTGGTGGCAGTCGGGAAGCTCGCATGCAGTCGAGTTGCAGAGCAGACTTCCTGGGCATGTTCGCGTTGCAAAAGACTCTGAAGTCTTTCATTGGTCCGGAGAGAATGGCGAAAGGGCTCGCAGCAAGGCAGCTGCCCAACTCTTGAAACATCTCCAACCACTGGAAAAGGCAAAGAAACCGTATCACCTGGTCGGACATAGTCATGGCGGGTCAGTCATTTGGAACACCTTGCGGTTGGCAACTCTCACGGGACATCCCCTACGCAATCTCCGCAGCTGGACAACGGTTGGGACTCCCTTCCTGCACCAGAAAGGTCGTGGATTCTGGCATCTCGCCAACCTGATGTGCGCAGTTCTTGGCCTACTTCTTCTGCGACCTGTTTTCAACGCAGGGCACCGATTCGCAACCCTAATTTGGGACGCCTACTCTGGCGAAGATGCTGTCCTGACACTCTTGCCAGACGAGCAATTAGGGTATATCGCCGTCATACGAGCCCCATTTTTAGCAATCGGTGAATGGCTTGGCTTATCCGTTGAGCGAAATGCGCAAGGAATTCATTTGGGGAGCTTCAATCCGGCTGGCGACCTTTCATTTTTTGAATACCTCTACTCGACAAGAGAAGGGATTATTCTGGTGGTCCTCACAAGCTTCTGTTTCTATTTGTGTTTTCACTTGGCAATGATGTGCTTTCGCCCGGTGCTCGAATCACTCAGGGTTCGCGCCGACACGCGATTAGAGCGAAATGCGTTTCGGCATTATGGCTCCCGTTGGCTGGGACTTTGGTCCCCGGACGACGAAGCAATCAATGGCCTCCGTGCCACGCTTGACCTCTCCTGCACCTTTGTGAAGCAACTCGCTCCCAGGGAACGCGTTTACTTCACCGACAACATCTCGATTCTTTCTCGACCCTACTATTGGTTGCTGGCACCCTTGTTTAATAGGGTATTTCGTCCTGTGTTCGATTCGATGGTAAAGGGAGTGGTAATACGCTCCGCTCAAGGGAATGATCGCCCCTCAGCTCAGGTAATTGCTGTGCTCCCGACTCCGGTATTGAAAGGCCATCATGCCCCTGCTCTGCCGGAGTATCTCCGCAGAAAGATCCTTCTGGAGTCTGACCGGCATGCAGGCCGGATCGTACCCAGATTTCGTCAGCTCTTGGGTTGCCCCTCGTTCACCTCCGGTTTGGAGAGCTTTTCCACCCATTTGTCAGGCAAGGAACTAGTGCACACTTCCTATCTTGATCACGGCGAGGTGCTCGACCTCATCGCCCTGAATATTGCCTCCGAGACACATGTGCGAAACGTACCCTCATTGGAGAAGATTGAAGATAGTCCACTTGTCAGATGGTTCCTCGACTTCAAGTCGCCGCTCGCTCAACGAGAGACTCAGCCGGACTTTGACAATGTTGACTTTGATTCAGATCGAGAACTTTTTCCTTCTCACAGGAACGAAGCAGCCTAGCGCCAATTGCAACATTTGACCGTTGATTAGAGCTCTTATTCGGATAAACTGATGTGAGAATTGGCGACGCAAACCGCATAGCCATTCGCTGTTCATTGGTGAGCACTTTCCCTTTCATTGCCAAACCAAGTTATTTGGCGGAAAGTGCGATTCAAATCTCCGCAAAGGAACATGATCGATGGCGTTCATCCACGACGATTTCTTACTACAAACCGATACCGCTCGCCGTCTTTACCATGGATTTGCTGCCGGGGAGCCGATTCTTGATTACCACACCCACTTGCCTCCCGATCAGATTGCGGCGAATTACCGATTTGCCGATCTAGCGGAGATGTGGCTTGCGGGAGATCACTACAAATGGCGAGCCATGCGTGCCAACGGCGTCGTGGAAGATTTCTGCACGGGCAGCGCGGATCCCTACGACAAATTCCTCGCCTGGGCCAAGACGGTTCCGCATACTTTGCGAAACCCGCTTTATCACTGGACCCACATGGAACTCAAACGCTACTTCGGAATCGACGAGCTACTCAATGAAGAAACGGCCCCCCAGATTTGGGAGCGGGCCAACGAGCAAATTCAACAAAGCGACGAACTAACGATCCACGGAGTATTCCAGAAATTCAAGGTCCGCACCGTTTGCACCACCGACGACCCTACCGATGACTTGGCCGACCACCGCAAGATCGCTGCCAGCGATCTCGTGACGGGTGTGTTCCCCACTTTTCGCCCCGACCGCGTTTTGGAGATCGATCAGACCGAGCAGTTCAACGCTTGGGTCGATAAACTCGCCAAGGCGAGCGAGGTGAATATCTCCTCGTTTACCGACCTGCTAATCGCCCTTCAGCAACGGCACACGTTTTTCCATGAGGTAGGCTGCCGGCTCTCCGACCATGGACTCAGTCATGCCTATGCCGACTTTTGCGACGAACAGACCGCTGCCGCAATTTTCGACAAAGCCCGCGCAGGCAAAAATGTAAGCCCCGCCGAACAGAACCAGTTCGCCACGAATCTCATGCTGCACGTCGGCCGCTGGAATTTTGAACGTGGCTGGACGATGCAACTCCATCTCGGTGCCCTGCGCAACGCCAACGCCGGACTCATGGAAAAACTTGGAAGAGACGTCGGTGGCGACTCGATCGGCGATTGGCACCAGGCTGAACCCCTTTCGCGATTCTTGGGACGCCTCGATAGCGAGCAATCGCTTCCCAAAACAATCGTGTATAACCTCAACCCAGCCGACAACTACATGATCGCCACGATGATCGGCAATTTCCAAGATGGCTCGGTGGTCGGCAAGATTCAGATGGGCTCGGGCTGGTGGTTCTTAGACCAATGGGAGGCGATGCAGTGGCAGATGAATGCCCTCTCGAACCAAGGGCTTCTATCGCGTTTCGTTGGCATGCTGACCGACTCTCGATCGTTTCTCTCCTACCCGCGCCACGAGTATTTCCGCCGTTGCCTGTGCGATCTGCTAGGCACCGATGTCGAGCGCGGTGCGATACCCGACGACGATTCACTCCTGGGCCCCATGATCCGCAACATCTGCTACGGCAACGCAAAAGATTACTTGGGGTTGGGTCTTTAGTCCACTATCTCTCCGCATTTGAGCGGATCGGCGCTAGCCGCCGATTAACTCAAATCTCCGTCAGCCAGCGCCGATCCGCTTACTGCGCCAAAAACAATGGCAATGACGAATTCCGCATCACATGCAAAGCCGTCTCGCCCAGAATGCGACGCAATAGCAGGCTTTTTGCACTATTGCCGAGCACAATCAAATCGGCACCCCAATCATACGCATAGGGTAGCAACGCTTCGATAGGGGGTTTGGCAACCCAATCCGTTTCAGGCTCGTAACCGTGAGCCCGGCAATACTGGGCAACCTCAGCAAGTCGCTCCGCACCAATCTCGCGATCATCATGAAAAGTGACGATCTTCATCTTCGCCTTTGGCCAAAGCCGTAGATGAGCAAACTGCTTGATTGTCTTGGCCGATTCCATTGAACCACTATAAGCAATTAGCACGTTATTGATCGGGCGATCCTTTTCGGCTACGGCCAGCAACGGGCGAATACCCTCTTGAACAAGCTTGGCCAATTCATCGATAGGCTCGTCCACGACACCATGTTCAAAAAAACTTTGCAAACCGCAGATCACAAGATCATGGTAGCGAGTAAGCGACACCAGGGCGGAGAGCGGGTCACCCGTTTCATTCTGTAAACGAAACGCGACACCTGCTTTTTCGCATGCCGCTGTGAAATATTCTTGTTCCTGCCGAATGATTTCTTTCGCCCGATCGATACGGCTATCTTTCAATTCGCGTGCTGCCTCACCAGCACCCATCGGAATCGGCCCCAAATCGTCCAGGCGATCGATGTCCAACAGGGTCAATCCCGTGAGTTCTGCATCGTGGGACTTGGCCAATTCGATAGCCTTAGCCGTCGCCGAGCGTGCATATTCCAGGCTGCCTAATCCTACCAAAATGCGCTTCATCATTTGATTTCAACTCCGCTGATTCAAATATCGTGGGGCAGCCATTGCTCCTAGGTGCGTCGTCGTGGCGACTTGGCTGCTATGTCACACGCCTAAAAAGCCTACACCACGAAATTCTGGTGACAAGGATTCCCTCCTACGCTAGATTATAACAACTCGCCACTATCACATACAGGAATGTCTCTTGATGAATGTACCCCCAATTTTCGAGAAGCTTGAGTCCGCAGGCGTACTTGCGGTCGTAATACTGGACGATGCAGCCACTGCTGTCCCCCTCGCCAAGGCGTTGTTGGCAGGCGGCGTGAATGCGATGGAGCTGACACTGCGGACCGACGCCGCACTAGACGCGCTCTCTGCCATCCGCCGTGAAGTTCCCGACATGTTGGTTGGTGCCGGTACAATTCTCAAACCGGAACAGGTTAGCCAGGTGTTCGACCGCGGGGCCTTGTTCGGCGTTTCGCCTGGTTTGAATGTTCGGGTTGTAGAAACTGCTCTTGAAAGCGGCTTGCCCTTTGCCCCAGGCATAGCGACACCCTCGGACATCGAAGCTGCGATTGAGTTGGGCTGCCGTCACTTGAAATTCTTCCCAGCTGAGACCCTGGGAGGACTGAGTTATCTACGAGCCATGTCTCCCCCCTACAACCATCTGGGCATCAAATATATTCCACTCGGCGGCGTTGGAGCAGGAAATCTGGCTCAGTACATTGTCGATCCTCTGATCGCATGCGTTGGCGGTTCTTGGCTTACTCCAGCGGACAAGATTGCTGCCAAAGACTGGAAAGCAATCGAAGAACTCGCCAGTCAAGCACGCACGACGATCGACACAGCCCGTAGCAAGTAGCGTCACTTGGCGGGCAAGCGAGCTTCGGCGGGCATTGGCGTTACTTCCATGCCGCGCAATTTGAAATCATCAAAATTGCCGTTGTCGTCAAACGTGCCGATCCCCACACGGCCCCACGAAAACTTCTTGTTGTTGGCGGTCATCACGGGCTCGTTCATGTCGTCGAAATAGACAGCCATTTCGCCCGTTTCGGTGTTGCGAGCTACTTTCAGCTCGTGCCAATCACGGCTCCAAGGCGTGCCCTTTGATTCTTTCTCGGTTATCGCCTTCCGGTCGGCACCGTCGACGATGAATATCTGGCACGAGTGAGGATCGGGTACCGCTCCCAAATGGACATAGTAAAAATGTGCCGGGTCTTGATATCCCCAGAAGATACACAAATCCCGATGGCCACCTGCATCGTAGTTGGTATTCTGTCCTCGCACGGTGAGCACAAAATCTCCAACAGCTGTTTCCTTCAATAATGCGATATTCCAAGGGCTCCGGTGGGGCGGCTTGTATTCACTGCCCCCCCGTGAACGGAGCAC contains:
- a CDS encoding BatA domain-containing protein — translated: MSFLEPLMLAALPLAALPILIHLINQRRFQTLDWAAMRFLLEANRMSRGYARIRQWLILALRTLAIAGLVLAVSRPLASGRLGLAAGGRADTTLILLDRSPSMQQRGTQIASTKLQRGVDQIASALEAVGSSRWVLIDSVSLVPQELESPDRLRAAPQTGPASAAADLPALLRAAHDYMQANHAGQTEIWICSDLRANDWDAEGGEWRILRDSFQEFPQGVRFHLLAYPEAAPANLALRVTHVERHETRQKNEVLVSLTITRNSDDETVRVPVQFEIDGARSELSVELSGMETTIENHPLPLNSSSEQGWGQVILPADANPADNQFYFVYSDAPVRRTAIVAENPALVRPLDLAASIATDPGVKSEALVVGPEQTATLPWEENALVLWQAPLPTGTSAEAMQAFVDQGGVAIFFPPANPNETSLFGVEWLSWTDPQESLAVANWRGDQDLLSRTLDGAALPVGELAIHRFCALKGEATALATLPGGAPLLARVDVGKGAAYFCTTTVSPGDSTLAMDGVVLYATIQRALATGAERLVATQQRDAGVGAFDLSKWQKLAGDADVLSTEAAFQAGVYSHDDRIIAVNRSAAEDATAVLADERVDGLFEGLEYDRVADRVDSLAGLTREIWRLFLIGMIVALVGEAGLCLPKRRPTTGDLASTGATV
- a CDS encoding DUF58 domain-containing protein → MSSENKIRSFLEPAVLARLGSVPFLARRPMLGKVSGRHASPHRGASVEFAEYRKYVPGDDLRRLDWRAYGRSDRHYVKEFEADTNLRCCLVVDTSGSMGFGSTGVHKLAYAKRLAGALAYLAVQQGDAAGLACVSKGIVRSLPPRRNPAHLADLFDQLEGVEATGPTRLVSTLHELAETTSQRALFIVISDLFVDPTELRECFEHFRFRKHDLTVFHLLDPQELTFAFQRPMRFLDMEGGTAVFAEPNEIADRYHTALERYLSLVKQVSIETAVDYHRVSLADDYERTLTHFLVGRTRSGGVR
- a CDS encoding AAA family ATPase, yielding MSQAEIVQTGEQLEDHDVQAIDDLRELYSRLRKELGRVIVGQHGVIEQMAICLFARGHALLMGVPGLAKTLLVSKLSETMSLDFSRIQFTPDLMPMDITGTDILQDQQGGRREFEFVKGPIFANIVLADEINRAPPKTQAALLEAMQERRVTVIGKQFTLPPPFLVLATQNPVEQEGTYPLPEAQLDRFMFLIELDYPSEAEEIEIARTTTGEELSELDHLLHAEDVIGYQQLVRRIPAPDHIYTYAAQLVRKTRPTDPSAPDWLKPLVAWGAGPRAVQNLILAGRARAALLGSYMVRLEDVQEVALPVLTHRLITTFAAQAEGVGAKDIIRRLLTESVE
- a CDS encoding mechanosensitive ion channel domain-containing protein; its protein translation is MLQAECSQERARIESAIDNVNEKGRPGTKEILAEELELWEQLDLLVAQRLSTIEDRIEVYHQLQLKHEQQLTLETDESPHSFLRLDDQKDALLEQQRDVEVLELEREAEQSLLLDSKNQLYEAESKRRQAQEDLEFSSPSEANALQSKLVLLELRCRVLGCNTDLHRERCELLKQSAVLANAKMQALEVHINAIAGEVRFSAEELEERLGLIGRIQKQAKSQLKEAEHRLRKASRRRSQEDSSSLDNTEFETAREETELLQQLLTEISGVRDCWQRRFQFANKDFESGEPSQWLSEAIASKRRIDRLADKLNFHRMHWQNAAMTLERKSNSDEIKATERAEIESKLSDIQQAIEFYSSTQVLAAGGQRLFERFIDELQMHFENQSWQELVQRITASLDATWNYEIASIDDRPITISKICCGLALLFLGYWSSRLVSNATARRVMPRCGISPTAIAPLRTVLFYSLLIVFAFVSLEVVNVPLTVFTFLGGAIAIGVGFGSQNILNNFISGLILLAERPIRIGDLVNIEGIDANVEHIGARSTRVRTGANLEILVPNSKFLENNVTNWTLSDSRSRTSLTVGVAYGSPVRKVIEILDSTIRNHPKVITEPEPIVLFKNFGDSALEFEVHFWIQMKRMMEAAKVQSDLRVEIDDRFNEEGIVIAFPQTDVHLDLQKPLDIRVSKHPMPRQNDAYPMRAA
- a CDS encoding lipase family protein, producing the protein MLQLKETNSAETEELTILVHGTFAADKSNTGNKWWQSGSSHAVELQSRLPGHVRVAKDSEVFHWSGENGERARSKAAAQLLKHLQPLEKAKKPYHLVGHSHGGSVIWNTLRLATLTGHPLRNLRSWTTVGTPFLHQKGRGFWHLANLMCAVLGLLLLRPVFNAGHRFATLIWDAYSGEDAVLTLLPDEQLGYIAVIRAPFLAIGEWLGLSVERNAQGIHLGSFNPAGDLSFFEYLYSTREGIILVVLTSFCFYLCFHLAMMCFRPVLESLRVRADTRLERNAFRHYGSRWLGLWSPDDEAINGLRATLDLSCTFVKQLAPRERVYFTDNISILSRPYYWLLAPLFNRVFRPVFDSMVKGVVIRSAQGNDRPSAQVIAVLPTPVLKGHHAPALPEYLRRKILLESDRHAGRIVPRFRQLLGCPSFTSGLESFSTHLSGKELVHTSYLDHGEVLDLIALNIASETHVRNVPSLEKIEDSPLVRWFLDFKSPLAQRETQPDFDNVDFDSDRELFPSHRNEAA